The Salmo salar chromosome ssa02, Ssal_v3.1, whole genome shotgun sequence genome segment ttgtagagtctcaagcttgatgtaatcattgcgtgctaggaatatgggaccaaatactaaacttttgattaCTTTAATATAcatgtgaatttgtcccaatacttttggtcccctaaaatgggggacaATGTATAGAAAGTGTTGTAATTTCAAAAAGGTTCACCTGCTATGGGTGGAAATACACTCAAATTATAGCTGACAGTGTGCACGTTAACCCCATAGGCATTGTATAatttaaaatccaaagtgctggagtacagatccaaaacaacaaagaatgtgtcactgtcctaatacttttggagctcactgtaggtCAGATCAGTGGTCATGGTTTGATATTATGAAGCTATTGCTGATGCATAAGATAATAccatgcctttggaaagtattcagaccccttgactttctcaacattttgttacattacaggctattctaaaattaatttaaaaaaaaaaacgttttccctcatcaatatacacgcaataccccataatgacaaacaaaaccaggtttttagaaatttttgctaataaaaaaatatatatctaatgaaatattacatttacttaagtattcagaccctttactcagtactttgttgatgcacctttggcagcgattacaaccttgagtcttcttgggaattatgctacaagcttggcacagctgtatttggggagtttctcccattcttctctgcagatcctcataagctctgtcaggttggatggggagcgttgcatctcaggtctctccagagatgttcgatcgggttcaagtccgggctctggttgggccactcaaggacattcagagatttgtcccgaagccactcctgcgttgtcttggctgtgtgcttatggtcgttgtcctgttataaggcgaaccttcaccccagtatgaggtcctgagggctctggagcaggttttcatcaaggatctctctgtactttgctccgttcatctttgcctcgatcctgacaagtctcccagtccctgccgctgaaaaccatcaccacagcatgatgctgccaccaccatgcttcaccgtagggatggtgccaggtttcctccagacgtgacgcttgcattcgaggccaaagagttcagtcttagttttatcagaccagaaaatcttgtttctcatggtctgagagtctttaggtgccttttggcaaactccaagcgggctgtcatgtgccgtttattgaggagtggcttccgtctggccactctactataaaggcctgattgctggTGCTGCAGAGCTGGTtgcccttctccagatctgtgcctcaacacaatcctgtctcggcgctctacggacaattccttcgacctcatggcttaattgttgctctgacatgcactgtcaactgtgggaccttacatagacaggtgtgtgcctttccaaatcatgtccaatcaattgaaattaccacaggtggacaccaatcaagttgtagaaacatctcaaggatgatcaatggaaacaggatgcacctgagctcaatttctaaaCTCATAGCAGAGGGTCTGAATACCAATGTaaatactttcccgaaggcatTGTACATCAGTGCATtatcacttatctacctacaacaTATTTGGCTTGAcagtaacaacaaaaaaacattaaaGCCATTTTTCTCAGTTTCACTGTTTGCGTAGTTACTGCTCTttgcctttgtagggcagtatAAATATCTAGCCAAAACTCAACTTGACGTTCAGTATCTTTTCTCTCAAATTGGAACGCAGTTTGCCCATAATGTTAGCACCGCAGTGACAAACCAGGGATATAGCTTGAAAAcgtacctcaatccagggatggTAGGTGTcgctcagtggaggctgctgaggggagaatggctcataataatgcctggaacagagcaaatggaatggcatcaaacacatggaaaacatGTGTTTGATGTTTTGGATACCcgtccacctattccgctccaggcattaccacaagcccgtcctccccaattaaggggcCACCACCCTCCTGTGGTGTCGCTGTTTTCCTTCAATTTCGTGGCTGGGATAATAAtaacacagggcaatgtccccaatcactaccCTGGGACATTGGGATATTttatttagaccagaggaaagagtgcctcctactggccctccaacaccacttccagcagcatctgatctcccatccagggactggcCAGGACGCTTaccttcagaagcaagccagcagtgggatgcagggtggtatgctgaaATGGCATGTGACTCTCACCAAGAAGAGACCCAGTGAATGCCGCCTCTGCAAAAAACGCTACAACTCCACCTGTAAATTGAAGGCCCATGTCAGACTCTGTCATGTGGAGAGACCCTGCACCTGCCCCTTTTGTGGAAAGACCTTCAAACTCAAAGGACATCTGTCCAGACATATGaggattcacacaggagagaaaccatttagctgtggtgactgtgggaaaagcttcaatcGGAAGGGGAACCTGAACTTGCACAtactgactcacacaggagagaacgtCCACAAATAAAGAAACTAATAAAGAAAGCAGAATGAAAACCCAAAGAGGAAACTAATTAGGACAAAGACATCTTGTTAGAAGATGGACAACACTTTGGAAAAGCAAAGCAACTCTGGATCATTCATTCTCTGGGTTTCAGATAAATAGAACTTTGTAAAACGTTCTatgtaaataaagtttgatttgatcgaACAGTACAGAGTAGTTCAACTCACAGGTCTGCTGTTTAGTCTCTTGATGTTTTCACATCTTTATAAACCGGAATTCCTGCTAGTTTGTTTTGGAATGTCTCCAGAATAGTCTGACTGATGTTATtgatacataaaaatatatattctccAATAAAATGTGTCCTTGCATTTGTCCAATAATatttgttatacattttgtcTTAATGTTGCTCATTTATGATATTGATGTAATCTTGTATATTACATTTTTAAGTGGGCTCAATCAGAAACGACCTTCAAAGGTATATTTCGGGATTGTGGCCTTCATCTACTTccccatttttatgtctctgttagAGGTAGTTAGAGATAGTTTCGCgaaccaatgctaactagcgttagcgcaatgaccgCAAGtatatgggtatctgctagcatgctagtaatGCTTCAGTGATACACAGCACCTCCATGTGGATGAAGTTTTACTTCAAGCTCCAGAAATAGATAACTTCATTTGGGGAAACAGTTTTAATTAGTAATAGGATGATCCTTTTTTGCATGAACTGAATTGAAAGACAATACATTTTAACACAGGCGACTCCTGACAACTGCAACGGCTTGGGACTGATGTGAAAACATGCATTTAAAAAGAGAATGCGCTTATCATAAGCAATTACAAAGAATGTCACTGAAATGGGACTGGACAAACACTGTTGTGCACTTAAAACAGAGTTTTCACTCACATTGCACTTATCAGGAATCGACTTTGAATCATTACTTCCATAAAGACTCAAACAATATCCTGAATGAGCAGCATTAGGTCAACATTTATGACAAAAAGACAGATGGAAGGAGATATTTTCTGGAAAGTGTGAACATTTTTAACGTATCAATAACATCAGCCAGACCattctctcatcaccctgagagacATTCCAAAACAAACGACCAGATATTCCTTTTGGTAATAATGTGAAAACATCAACAGACTTTCAACAGCAGACCAGTGAGATTCACATAATACTGCATACTACTGTTTGATCATTACCTCACCCTTCAAATAAAATGAAACTTTATTTACATAAAATATTCTGTAAAAGTAAATTCATCACACATCCATTTATCTTAAGAGAACAGCATGAATGGTCCTGAGGTGCTTCGCTAAGACTGTTGTCCACATCCTGCTTTTTTATTCCCATCTGTTGATAGaatatatttgtcctatttcacttTCTTTCAGTTTTCATCCTGTTTTCTTTCTTCCTTTGTGGACCTTATCCACGTTTCACTAGATAAGCCTTATGAATGAATATTTTACCACAGACTAAGCAGCTATgttgtttctctcctgtgtgagtctgTATGTGCACCTTCAGCTGCCCCCTCCGATTAAAGCTTTTCCCccagtcaccacagctaaatggtttctctcctgtgtgagtcagtaTATGCGTCATTAGGTCCCCCTTCTGAATGAAGCTTTTCCCtcagtcaccacagctaaatggtttctctcctgtgtgaatcatCATGTGCCTGAAAAGATTTCCTTTGAAGGTCTTGCCACAAAAGGGGAAGGTGCAGAATTTCTCCATGTGACGGATTTGGACATGGGCCTTCTATTTACAGGTGGAGTTGTTGCTTTATTTGCAGACGCTGGATCTCTTCTTGGCGAGAGTCACATGCCCCTGCAGGTCAGCTTTCAGAGCAAACGTTTCACTACAGTCATGGCAGCCGTCCGTTTTTCTAGACGTGGTGCTGGGTTTGGAACGGTGTTCCCCGATTGATGGGTTGGTGGGTCCTACTGGGTCGCTGCTTACAGCTGAGCTGTGGCTGGAGGCATTGTTTTGTTTATCTGGAGGGTCACAGGAAGTGTCTAGACTCTTCAGACAGGTCACAGTACCTCCTGATCACATTCACTTTTCACACAGGGAGTAGTGAATATGGAGTCTTTGAGATCAAAGAGTCcttgaagctgctcttcctcctgactggtcttgacttcctcctcttcctgtttaATCTGTGTGGGCTCTAGGTCCTCCTGCCCCAGACAGGGGCTCCACTTCTGctcacagtgctgctgctcagCAGGAACCTCTTTttcagagacagtgagagagagctgCAGGGAGTCTGGAGGGAAGGTGCAGTCTTTAAATATCAGTGTCAATAAAAACAGAAGTCAGTGAATTGAAGAAGTAAGCTGAAATTGTAAATCAAAAATTTTGAACTAGAATCTAAAAAGTATTTTAAATTACttatcaataaactaaacataaaaAGCTATTTGTTGGACACACATactaatttgtactattttctacattgtagaataatagtgaagacatcaaaactatgatataacacatatggaatcatgttaaaccaatcaaaatatattttagattcttcaaagtagccaccctttgccttgatgacagctttgcacacttttggtattctctcaaacagcttcacctggaatccttttccaacagtcttgaagggggTGGGGGCTAAGTAGACCAGAGCCAGCCATTACTGCATTGGTGCCTACGGGAGAGCTAAAAGATTTGTCCGTATATTACAGATTTCCCCCACACACAGTCATGGTAGTACATTTTGGCCTAATTTTATAACAAACCAAATGTGTTCTGCGCATTATGAGCCCAAACTTTTCAGTTCGTAGATTAGGAGAAATGTCACTGTTTGAGGTCTGTGCAATTTCTCAAAGCGCCTGAAGCAGTCTAGGAGAAAGCATGCTAATGCGAGAGGGGGATAGCCCACTTACACAGACCAGAGCATTTACCTTTTTTTTTATTATGGAAAACGCTGCAACGCGTCATCTAAATACCTTCAGTATTTctggcttccaccattttaaagtagtggggattcctatgggttgggagcGATCTGCCAATGATCAGAGCATTGTCTTCTTCAAATTGGGTGCAATGGTTTGTTAATGGCTTTAAGCTATATCAAAGCAATCTAGTGGCCACAAATGAATGACACATATAATTTGGTTTCAGGACTCCAACACTGCACGTCGCGGTAAACCATCAACATTAGCTTCAGATTTTTTTCAAACACAAAAGAAAACCCCAATTGACTACATTAAAATCTAGATAGCCTCAATGGTGCTGCTCACGCTGTCACAGACACCATAATGGAACAAATACAACGTTTAGCCGTCTTTCCATCTCTATATTTCGGTACAAACCTATTCTACTTAATTTTATATCCGGTGTAATCCGCAGGAGTCTCCGTAGCAGATCATTCTCCTGATACTACGCTACTGTTTTCACAACTGCCCCGAACACCTCAACAGCAGCCGCCTTTAAACGCTCATTTAAGAACACATGCAGCAACTGTAGTTTAGACATGTTTAGTTGTAGTTTAGTCAACTGTGAgttggatattcagctagcataCTAGCTTCGTAAATGAGGAAAGAATGGTGGTAAATTAACAAACCAGAAAATCAAGTTGGTCTTCTATTTGTATCAGTGAGGGCGAGTCCATTTCCAGTGAGCTGAAAGCTGTGTTTTCAGTTAACTTAGTTTTAGTGGTGTGTCGTTGGCGAACAAAAGGCTCTTTTTGAACGGCTCTTTTTGGTGAACGTCGGGAATCGCATACCGTACTATTAGTCTTTGAGCTCCAGACATCGAGGGGTGGAACAACTGCTGCCTCTCAaaatgagttcagattttttgacGCCAGCCCCCATCAAATTTGCCCAAATCGGTGGAATTCTAAATTGGTGACACGCCACCTTTTGGGGGGTAGGGTAGAGTACAGTCATACagattattgttttttttttgagaaagataatacaaaaaaaatgttaGAGTGGGGTGAGGTCGCAAGaatttttttggggaaaaaaaggGGATCCCAGAAATTCTGGTGGAAAAATGGGGTCGctgctgaaaaagtttgaataaCACTGGTTTAGACTGAGGGGTTGCCTCCCACAGTTTACCATGAGGGGATTCGATTAAAATGGCCAGGGTTGCATTGGTTATGGCCCGTCACATGATAGTGGTGCCCTGCAAAAATGTCTCTACCCCATGGCAAAATAGAATCGcatgatttttttaaataacattttctCTCCAACCCATGGcgaaatgtgtagaactgcagaaaatgtgctttcaaACTGCACCTTTTTCTCTATGCCCAAATTGTGTAgacttgcaggaaattaactttaaaagtgagatttttcTCTATGCTGTCAAGAGGGGAGGCCACTAAACATTTGTGCCTGCTTGGTGGGGGGGCCCTCCAACCAAATCtagcttcctctctctttctctctagtctTGAGGCTGGATTATGAGACAGTACAAGTTTACTCGTACTATTAAGACACACTATACTCGCAATCATGACTAGTTGTGTTACTTAGGCCTATGTTTTAGCAATGAATACCATGGCATGCAGACACTTACCATTATTACCAGCCATGTTACAAAATTGTGACATTTTAGGCCATAAGGATGAGGTTTTTCATTATTGCATTATCGTGTAAAATCAACTATACCACATTTAGGTGTTTGGTTGGCATTAACAGTAGAGGCTAAATAATCTATCTTTTTAATCTTAACAATTGCCATTACTTCACATTGTGGTTTAGAATAGATTCTTATACACCCACAAACTATAAGGCTACACCTGAATGCTTAAAGTAATGTCTCCATCAACACATATAATCTACCAATATAGCTACTACCCATCCCATACCATCATAGTATTAGGTATTGGGAAGGTGCTGGCTCATTTGTTTTGCCCCCGCTACATATGGCTATATCGGTCCGCTACATTCTAAAAggaaaaggttcctggagtatccttaaggggttcttcaaattgaaactgtgggggaacccctataaggTCTTCAAAGAACCCCTTTTAATGGATCCTCTAATAACCTTTTGAAGAACCGTTTGGGGTACATTTTTGAACTACCCGCCCCCTTCCCGTTATTATTATTCTTATTAATAATAATACGCttaacaataacacaatatttttgatctcagtgtttattatgatttcagtggcaaagcagaataaaaTTTTTTTCGAAATATGAGGTAAACTCACAGCAGAACCCCAAGTCCAATGGGTATATCCTCTGGCGTGTtgttgttaatgtgttgatgttctccagaatgattttgcagtgcatggtgctcaaacaggtttcctgttatattgatcagaggtgtagggagggtgaAAAAGAGtaattatacagatgattaacaaaacatgcacacgACAGTATTCATACCTGTTTTTGTGGTGAATGTGAATGAAAAAAGCTGTTTTGTTAATGGTTTTCATACAtataccttgtccataatgtagaggcctatggtATATTTGTTGACAAGGTAAGGAAGGAAGATGGTAAATGGGATCTGCATAACATTCCAATACCAATTGACATACCTTTGTTGATTCAgatccattgaattgtgtccattttctgttttcgaaagatttgcacaaatatgaaaagatagatgTTATCATCATAAAACAGTATAAATTTAGATCATGCAACACTCTAAAAATgaggggttcaacaagggttcttctaagacTCTCAAAGTTATTCGAAGAACCTTAGGTTTCTTGGCACTGAAAATGGCTCCCAAAGGTTCTTCCGAGAACCCCATAGGAGGTGTGAGTGAGGCAGCACCCCTCCCGTGATTGTGTGGGACAGCCTTGCATGTTGGTCCTTTGTATCCACGTCGTGCAGCCAAACAATCATGTCCCGAATTTTAGCAACAAATTCAAACACCAATCATTTCCAAAAAAAGTTGATCTGTCCCGTGTTTTAGTCAGTCATTCCAGACTGTCTTTTTGCAGCATAGAGGAAGAGGGGAAGCGAGaggttttatatatataaaaataaaaaaatatacatacacacacacacacacacacacacacgattaaatCAATATCATAAATGAAGAGAATTAATACAAGATGTATCAAAAATAATATTGGACAAATGCAAGGATACATTTTCTGGAAGTATCCATTTTTTTATGTATCAATAGCATCAGTCAGACTATTCTGGAGACATTCCAAAACAAACTAGCAGGAATTCCAGTTTataaaagacatgaaaacatcAAGAGACTAAACAGCAGACCTGTGAGTTGAACTACTCTGTACTGTTcgatcaaatcaaacttttttGTCATGAATTTACTTTTTTGTAAAACGTTCTATTAACATCTATTTATCTGAAACCCAGAGAATGAATGATCCAGTGTTGTCCATCTTCTAAAAAAATGCCTTTGTCCTAATTTGATTCCTCTTTGTGTTTTCATTCGGTTTTCTTTATTAGTTTCTTTATTTGTGGacgttctctcctgtgtgagtcagtaTGTGCAAGTTCAGGTTCCCCTTCCgattgaagcttttcccacagcctctacagctaaatggtttctctcctgtgtgagtcagtaCATGCCTCCTTAGGTCCCCCTTCTGAATGAaacttttcccacagtcaccacagctaaatggtttctctcctgtgtgaatcctCATATGTCTGGACAGATGTCCTTTGAGTTTGAAGGTCTTTCCACAAAAGGGGCAGGTGCAGGGTCTCTCCACATGACAGAGTCTGACATGGGCCTTCAATTTACAGGTGGAGTTGTAGCGTTTTTGGCAGAGGCGGCATTCACTGGGTCTCTTCTTAGTGAGAGTCACATGCCCCTGCAGGTCAGCTTTCAGAGCAAACGTTTCACCACAGTCACAGCAGCGGTGAGTTTTTCTAGACGTGGTGCTGGGTTTGGAACAGTGTTCCCTCATTGTTGGGTTGTAATCCAATGGTGGGCTGGGATGCAATGGTGACAGCAGCCTAAGTCCTACTGGGTCACTGCTTACAGATGTGCTGTGGCTGTAGGCATAGTTTTGATTATCTGGAGGGTCACAGGGAATGTCGAGACCCTTTAGGTGGGTAACAGTGTCAAAATGTGGGAGATCCACTGGTTTAGAGTTACTGTCTCTGTTCTCCACCGTCTGGGTTTGGGGAAGAGTAAAGGACTGAAGTGGGTTTTCCTGATCACATTTGCTTTTCACACAAAGAGGAGGGAATTTGAAAACTATGATATCAGCCTCCTGCCcttgaagctgctcttcctcctgacaGGTCCAGagttcctcctgttcctctttaatTTGTGTGGGTTCTAGGTCCTCCTGCTGCAGACTGGTTCTCCACTCCTGctcacagtgctgctgctcagGGGGAACCTCCTCTTCGGTGACAGCAACAGATAACCGAAGGGACTCTGGAGGGAAGGCGAAGAGGAGCAGAGATGATCTATACCATACAATTAAAAACACTTCATCTCTataagatatacagtaccagtcaacagtttggacacacctactcattcaagggtttttctttattttgactattttctacattgtagaataatagtgaagacatcaaaactataaaataacacatatggaatcatgtagtaaccagaaaagtgttaaaccaatcaaaatatattttatatttgagattcttcaaatagccaccctttgccttgacaactttgcacactcttggcattctctcaaccagcttcatgaggtagtcacctggaatgcatttcaattaacaggtgtgcctgttaaatttgtggaatttctttccttcttaatgcatttgagccaatcagttgtgttgtgacaaggtaagggtggtatacagaagatagccctatttggtaaaagaccaagtccaaattatggcaagaacaggtcaaataagcaaagagaaatgacagtccatcattaatttaagacataaaggtcagtcaatccaggaaatgtcaagaactttgaaagtttcatcaaatgcagtcgcaaaaaccgtcgagcgctatgatgaaactggctctaatgaggaccgccacaggaaaggaagacccagagttacctctgctgcagaggataagttcattagagataattgcacctcagaaattgcagcccaaatgcttcagagttcaagtaacagacacatcccaacatcaactgttcagaggagactgtgtgaatcaggccttcatagtcgaattgctgcaaaaaaaacactactaaaaggacaccaataagaagaagacttgcttgggccaagaaacatgagcaatggactttagaccagtggaaactgtcctttggtctgataagtccaaatttgagatttttggttccaaacgccatgtctttgtgagacgcagagtaggtggacCGATTATCTCGGCATTatctggttcccaccgtgaagcatggaggaggtggtgtgatggtgctttgctggtgacacggtcagtgatttatttagaattcaatgcacacttaaccagcatggctaccagagcattctgcagcgatacgccatcccatctggtttgtgcttagtgggactatcatttgattttcaacaggacaatgacccaaaacacaccctcaggctgtgtaagggctatatgaccaagaaggagagtga includes the following:
- the LOC106588359 gene encoding Krueppel homolog 1-like, giving the protein MSTLQMLRVFLNERLTAAAVEIFGAVEKTVVEYQEENDRLRSLLRITPDINLCRKESLRLSVAVTEEEVPPEQQHCEQEWRTSLQQEDLEPTQIKEEQEELWTCQEEEQLQGQEADIIVFKFPPLCVKSKCDQENPLQSFTLPQTQTVENRDSNSKPVDLPHFDTVTHLKGLDIPCDPPDNQNYAYSHSTSVSSDPVGLRLLSPLHPSPPLDYNPTMREHCSKPSTTSRKTHRCCDCGETFALKADLQGHVTLTKKRPSECRLCQKRYNSTCKLKAHVRLCHVERPCTCPFCGKTFKLKGHLSRHMRIHTGEKPFSCGDCGKSFIQKGDLRRHVLTHTGEKPFSCRGCGKSFNRKGNLNLHILTHTGENVHK